A single genomic interval of Aureibacillus halotolerans harbors:
- a CDS encoding biotin--[acetyl-CoA-carboxylase] ligase, whose protein sequence is MSTIKRRLFALFQAHPGVFLSGEEAAKELECSRAAIWKHVKELQSEGFAIEAVNRKGYRLVSVPEAMTENSLLAGMETTVFGQFVHLYEALPSTQTRLLELVQQGAPEGTIVLTNEQTSGRGRLQRAWHGGKNKNIAMSVLVKPNLPLHIAPQLTLLMAVAVADALEAVTDVSCQIKWPNDVHMSTKKVAGILTETISEPDRVIAAIIGIGINVNEPEDAFPEDIRNKATSLVSQTGKEFSRMAVVQHICSSFERLYSAYRVEGFDPIRLLWEARAETIGKRVSVQGVDGVVTGLSTNGSLKVKAENGIEHQVYTTDIGH, encoded by the coding sequence ATGAGCACCATTAAACGGAGGCTGTTTGCGTTGTTTCAAGCTCACCCAGGCGTGTTCCTCTCGGGCGAGGAGGCGGCAAAGGAGCTCGAATGCTCACGTGCCGCAATCTGGAAACACGTCAAAGAACTGCAATCTGAAGGTTTTGCGATCGAAGCCGTCAATCGTAAGGGGTACCGCCTTGTTTCAGTCCCGGAAGCGATGACCGAAAACAGCTTACTTGCAGGGATGGAAACGACCGTATTTGGTCAATTTGTTCACTTATACGAGGCGTTGCCTTCTACGCAAACACGACTGCTCGAGCTTGTTCAACAAGGGGCTCCCGAAGGAACGATCGTATTAACAAATGAACAAACGTCGGGACGTGGAAGGCTACAGCGTGCCTGGCATGGTGGGAAAAACAAAAACATTGCCATGAGTGTGCTCGTCAAGCCGAATTTGCCTCTGCACATTGCTCCGCAGCTCACCCTCCTCATGGCCGTAGCTGTCGCCGATGCGTTAGAGGCTGTAACAGACGTGTCATGTCAAATTAAATGGCCGAATGATGTGCATATGTCAACAAAAAAAGTGGCAGGTATATTGACGGAAACGATTTCAGAGCCAGATCGCGTCATTGCGGCGATCATCGGTATTGGCATTAATGTGAATGAGCCGGAGGATGCTTTTCCGGAGGATATTCGAAATAAAGCGACGTCGTTAGTGAGTCAAACAGGGAAAGAATTTTCGCGAATGGCTGTAGTTCAGCATATTTGTTCAAGTTTTGAGAGGCTCTATTCAGCCTACCGTGTGGAGGGCTTCGATCCAATTCGGCTGCTTTGGGAAGCACGGGCAGAAACGATTGGAAAAAGAGTTTCGGTGCAAGGGGTTGATGGTGTGGTCACGGGTCTTTCTACGAATGGTTCGTTGAAGGTGAAGGCGGAAAATGGCATTGAGCATCAAGTGTATACGACTGATATTGGACATTAA
- a CDS encoding zinc metallopeptidase, with translation MDYLLYFALLLIIPLWAQFRVKRTYKKYSKVPAMRGMTGAEVAQLILQQNGIYDVSVQETKGFLSDHYNPGNKTVNLSSQIYHGRSIAGTAVAAHEVGHAMQDAEDYAFLRFRHSLIPLANLGSNFAYILILIGFFSSLTGLIWLGIAFMAFAVLFQFVTLPVEFNASSRAMDQVVSLGVVQNDEERSAKKVLNAAALTYVAAAVVAVMELLRLILLARSSD, from the coding sequence GTGGATTACTTGCTATATTTTGCGTTACTGCTTATTATCCCACTTTGGGCACAGTTTCGTGTTAAACGTACTTACAAAAAATATTCAAAGGTCCCCGCAATGAGAGGCATGACAGGGGCTGAAGTGGCACAGCTTATTCTCCAACAAAACGGGATTTATGATGTCTCTGTTCAGGAAACGAAAGGGTTTTTATCAGACCATTACAATCCAGGCAATAAAACTGTTAATCTGTCGAGTCAGATTTATCATGGACGGTCAATTGCCGGGACAGCTGTGGCGGCTCATGAGGTGGGTCATGCGATGCAGGATGCTGAGGACTACGCTTTTCTTCGCTTTCGGCATTCGCTCATCCCATTAGCTAACTTAGGATCGAATTTCGCTTACATTCTAATTCTGATTGGGTTCTTTTCAAGCTTGACGGGATTGATTTGGCTTGGCATTGCTTTTATGGCCTTTGCCGTCTTGTTTCAATTCGTGACATTGCCTGTGGAGTTTAATGCGTCTAGCCGCGCGATGGATCAGGTGGTGTCTCTCGGTGTTGTGCAAAATGATGAAGAACGCTCCGCTAAAAAGGTACTTAACGCAGCAGCCTTGACATATGTAGCCGCTGCTGTTGTCGCTGTAATGGAGCTTTTAAGATTGATTCTGCTTGCAAGGTCAAGTGATTAG
- the dapB gene encoding 4-hydroxy-tetrahydrodipicolinate reductase has translation MNTIRIILAGPRGKMGQEALRLIQTTDHFQLVAAIDHTHEGERVSDVTGIDVGGTIYTDAAHCMSTIEADVLIDLTNPEAGKKHTMLALQSRLPSVIGTSGFSEMDLGDIRALAKEQQTGCIIAPNFAIGAVLMMKFSQMAARYLPDVEIVEKHHDQKLDAPSGTAVKTVEMIQQTRSSKTQGHPDEKETISGARGADVDGIHVHSMRLPGLVAHQQVVFGGEGETLTIQHDSIHRSSFMSGVRLAVETVRSLDELVYGLDELIE, from the coding sequence ATGAACACCATACGAATCATCCTTGCAGGACCACGTGGGAAAATGGGGCAGGAAGCGTTGCGCTTAATCCAAACGACCGATCACTTTCAGCTCGTGGCCGCAATTGACCATACGCATGAAGGTGAAAGGGTGTCTGATGTGACAGGAATTGATGTTGGGGGAACCATTTATACAGACGCTGCGCATTGCATGTCTACGATAGAGGCAGACGTGCTGATTGATCTGACAAACCCTGAAGCTGGGAAGAAGCATACGATGCTTGCCCTTCAGTCGCGTCTACCGTCCGTTATTGGCACAAGTGGTTTCTCTGAAATGGACCTTGGCGACATTCGTGCGCTTGCGAAAGAACAGCAAACCGGCTGTATTATCGCACCTAATTTTGCGATCGGCGCTGTGCTCATGATGAAATTTTCACAGATGGCTGCCCGCTATTTGCCTGATGTTGAGATCGTAGAAAAGCATCATGATCAGAAGCTGGACGCGCCAAGTGGAACGGCTGTGAAAACGGTAGAGATGATTCAGCAAACACGATCGTCTAAAACTCAAGGTCATCCGGATGAGAAAGAGACGATCTCAGGGGCAAGAGGGGCTGACGTCGACGGCATTCATGTCCACTCTATGCGTCTTCCGGGTCTGGTTGCTCACCAGCAGGTTGTCTTTGGAGGAGAAGGGGAAACGTTGACGATACAACATGATTCAATTCACCGCTCAAGTTTTATGTCCGGCGTCCGGCTTGCGGTTGAAACCGTGCGAAGCTTAGATGAGCTCGTGTATGGATTGGATGAATTGATCGAATAG
- a CDS encoding CCA tRNA nucleotidyltransferase — protein MKSPLKEGLSVLHALEEHGHQAYFVGGCIRDYVMKRSIHDIDIATSATPDEVIQIFDKTVPTGLQHGTVLVLLKQSSYEVTTFRSEGTYEDFRRPSEVTFIRDLNEDLQRRDFTMNAMAMDRHGLLYDPFGGQEAIERKEILAVGNAEERFMEDPLRMMRALRFSAVLGFSLAAETKEAIQRLARYIAHTSIERVAEEWTKWLACADRDAVDVWLSSGLQAQLPLGEKIGPALPAFGAHCDEWSTTAERWAFLFLLAEMSPSDSVAFLRAWKQSRTRSKDVTEKLQAIDRLKTTGFTPEALYRVGERNATFAWKAMRRTTQTEHITASELAERFNSLPIHHRHELQMTGRDLLAWTGRSPGPWIEDVLAQAEKLVVQQDIVNDNIALKEWFDEHH, from the coding sequence GTGAAATCTCCACTGAAAGAAGGCCTCAGCGTGCTTCATGCTCTTGAAGAGCACGGGCATCAAGCCTATTTTGTAGGTGGTTGTATTCGTGATTATGTCATGAAAAGATCCATTCATGATATTGATATTGCGACTTCTGCGACGCCGGACGAAGTTATACAAATCTTTGACAAAACGGTTCCAACGGGGCTTCAACATGGAACCGTTCTTGTGCTTCTCAAGCAGTCCTCCTATGAGGTGACGACATTTCGATCTGAAGGGACGTACGAAGATTTTAGACGCCCCTCGGAAGTGACGTTTATTCGTGATCTTAATGAAGATCTGCAGCGGAGAGACTTCACTATGAATGCCATGGCTATGGACCGTCATGGTCTTCTTTATGATCCTTTTGGTGGCCAGGAAGCCATTGAACGTAAAGAAATTCTTGCCGTTGGAAATGCAGAGGAACGCTTTATGGAGGACCCACTGCGTATGATGAGGGCACTACGTTTTTCAGCCGTTTTAGGCTTTTCGTTGGCAGCAGAAACGAAGGAGGCCATTCAACGTCTTGCACGATATATTGCGCATACGTCCATCGAACGAGTGGCAGAGGAATGGACGAAATGGTTGGCGTGTGCGGATCGAGACGCGGTAGATGTATGGCTGTCATCAGGCCTTCAAGCACAACTCCCACTTGGAGAAAAAATAGGACCCGCCTTGCCCGCCTTTGGTGCACACTGTGATGAGTGGTCGACAACTGCTGAGAGATGGGCCTTTTTGTTTCTGCTAGCAGAGATGTCCCCAAGTGACTCTGTGGCTTTTCTTCGAGCATGGAAGCAGTCACGAACACGAAGTAAAGACGTCACAGAAAAATTGCAGGCCATTGATAGGCTTAAGACAACGGGATTTACACCAGAGGCTCTGTATCGTGTCGGCGAAAGAAACGCAACGTTTGCCTGGAAAGCAATGAGACGAACCACCCAAACGGAACACATCACTGCCAGTGAGCTTGCAGAGCGATTTAATTCGCTACCGATTCACCATCGTCATGAGCTGCAAATGACAGGACGAGATCTTTTAGCGTGGACAGGTCGTTCCCCAGGGCCTTGGATTGAAGACGTATTAGCTCAGGCGGAGAAGCTCGTCGTTCAGCAGGACATCGTAAACGACAACATCGCATTAAAGGAGTGGTTTGATGAGCACCATTAA
- a CDS encoding DUF1405 domain-containing protein yields the protein MIAAFFGNRLIVSLLFIVNALGTLYGYYWYRTQLDDTAAIFYIFVPDSPTASLFFTIVLGCFLVKKHNRWIEALAFVTLFKYGVWAVAMNLLTWAETGYMGALAWMLVASHGAMAVQALLYAPFYRFSMRHLTVAAIWTFHNDVIDYVFGQLPRYPALDLYVPQIGYFTFWLTVLSLALAYWLGVRNASFRRPLGD from the coding sequence TTGATTGCTGCATTTTTTGGAAATCGATTGATTGTATCGCTTTTGTTTATTGTCAATGCTTTAGGTACATTATATGGCTATTACTGGTACCGAACCCAGCTTGACGATACCGCCGCTATTTTTTATATTTTTGTGCCAGACAGTCCAACCGCTAGCTTGTTTTTTACAATCGTTTTAGGCTGCTTCCTCGTCAAAAAGCATAATCGCTGGATAGAAGCCCTCGCCTTTGTCACTCTCTTTAAATATGGTGTATGGGCCGTCGCAATGAATTTGCTAACATGGGCTGAAACAGGATATATGGGGGCTTTGGCCTGGATGCTCGTTGCATCACACGGTGCAATGGCGGTTCAAGCCCTCCTTTACGCTCCATTTTACCGATTTTCCATGCGTCATCTAACGGTTGCAGCGATTTGGACGTTCCATAACGACGTCATTGATTATGTGTTTGGTCAGCTGCCGCGTTATCCAGCGCTGGATTTGTATGTTCCACAAATTGGCTATTTTACGTTCTGGTTAACTGTGCTTTCGCTTGCACTAGCGTATTGGTTAGGTGTACGTAATGCTTCATTTCGTCGACCATTGGGCGATTAA
- the qcrB gene encoding menaquinol-cytochrome c reductase cytochrome b subunit, with the protein MLNKIYDWVDERLDITPLWRDLADHEVPEHVNPAHHFSAFVYCFGGLTFFITVIQILSGMFLTMYYTPDIINAWESVRYLQNEVAFGQIVRGMHHWGASLVIVMMFLHTLRVFFTGSYKKPRELNWVVGVLIFFIMLGLGLTGYLLPWDMKALFATKVTLQIVEAVPFIGTELKVLMAGDEHIVGAQTLTRFFAIHVFFLPGALLGLLAAHFIMIRKQGISGPL; encoded by the coding sequence ATGCTAAATAAAATTTACGATTGGGTGGATGAACGCCTGGATATTACTCCTTTGTGGCGAGATCTTGCCGACCATGAAGTGCCAGAGCATGTCAATCCTGCTCACCATTTTTCTGCGTTTGTTTATTGCTTTGGAGGTTTGACGTTTTTTATCACGGTCATTCAGATACTCTCTGGAATGTTCCTGACGATGTACTATACACCGGATATTATTAATGCGTGGGAATCCGTTCGTTACTTGCAAAATGAAGTCGCTTTCGGACAAATTGTCCGTGGTATGCACCATTGGGGCGCTAGTCTTGTAATCGTTATGATGTTTCTACATACATTGCGCGTCTTTTTTACAGGGTCCTATAAAAAACCAAGAGAATTGAACTGGGTTGTAGGCGTACTCATTTTCTTTATTATGCTTGGTCTTGGGCTAACTGGATATCTTCTTCCTTGGGATATGAAAGCGTTGTTTGCCACAAAGGTAACGTTGCAAATTGTTGAAGCCGTTCCGTTTATCGGAACAGAATTGAAAGTTTTAATGGCTGGCGACGAACATATTGTTGGAGCTCAAACCTTGACTCGCTTTTTCGCCATTCATGTGTTCTTCCTTCCGGGTGCATTGCTCGGTCTATTGGCGGCACATTTTATCATGATTCGTAAACAAGGAATATCCGGACCGCTCTAA
- a CDS encoding sporulation protein YpjB, with protein sequence MTYGQTKLFVMALCIGVLLSIGWQPTHAQVEANTQAWKDLSTIADRALKETQQKEYEKAKETLLYLSEDAFTEHTSQLKLSMDDMYLLSMSYKDAKQAVTQAAMDDQQRYIEVAKFRLLVDALQRPERPLWMETANSMYEAFDTLKSTVEQQEARDFQRALNHFLLLCEMIRPSVQATVSQEAAEKLQSQLVMLERQRHVFVESKESHAILETIQQTLRELYGETTEDETDPSFYWVLFTLGGIVFLTLFYTAWRKYRGEQRERKRTHQQNQDH encoded by the coding sequence GTGACATATGGACAAACGAAGCTCTTTGTCATGGCGTTGTGTATCGGGGTGCTCCTCAGCATCGGATGGCAGCCAACGCACGCTCAAGTCGAGGCGAACACGCAGGCATGGAAAGATCTTAGTACGATTGCAGATCGCGCATTAAAAGAAACGCAACAAAAAGAATATGAAAAGGCAAAAGAAACGCTGCTCTATTTATCAGAGGATGCGTTTACCGAACATACCTCGCAGTTGAAGCTCTCGATGGATGATATGTATTTATTAAGCATGAGTTATAAGGATGCTAAGCAAGCTGTCACACAAGCCGCGATGGACGATCAGCAACGCTATATAGAAGTGGCTAAATTCAGGCTGCTCGTTGATGCACTCCAACGCCCTGAGCGTCCTCTCTGGATGGAAACCGCTAATTCAATGTATGAGGCATTTGACACCTTGAAGTCTACGGTAGAACAGCAGGAAGCTAGAGACTTTCAACGCGCATTGAATCACTTTTTACTGCTTTGTGAAATGATTCGTCCTTCAGTTCAAGCGACTGTTTCCCAAGAGGCTGCTGAAAAATTGCAATCTCAACTCGTCATGCTTGAACGGCAACGCCATGTGTTTGTGGAATCTAAGGAAAGTCATGCCATTTTAGAAACCATCCAGCAGACACTACGTGAGCTTTATGGAGAAACGACTGAAGATGAAACGGATCCTTCATTTTATTGGGTGCTTTTCACTCTTGGCGGCATCGTTTTTTTAACATTATTTTATACAGCTTGGCGAAAGTATCGAGGAGAGCAACGAGAGCGTAAGCGAACACATCAGCAGAATCAAGATCATTGA
- a CDS encoding nucleotide pyrophosphohydrolase, with protein MTKSMEHIQTDVDEYIGQFKEGYFSPLALMARLTEEMGELARDINHYHGEKPKKATEDERSIQEEMGDVLFVLVCLANSLNISLEEAHEQVMHKFKTRDRDRWTKIEDKERT; from the coding sequence ATGACGAAAAGCATGGAGCACATTCAAACGGATGTGGATGAGTACATCGGGCAATTTAAGGAAGGGTATTTCTCTCCACTCGCGTTGATGGCCAGACTTACCGAGGAAATGGGCGAGTTAGCCAGAGATATTAATCATTATCATGGAGAAAAACCAAAAAAAGCGACTGAAGATGAGCGCTCTATCCAGGAAGAGATGGGGGACGTGCTGTTTGTGCTTGTCTGTCTGGCAAATTCATTGAACATTTCACTAGAAGAAGCACATGAGCAAGTGATGCATAAATTTAAAACAAGAGACCGAGATCGTTGGACGAAGATCGAGGATAAGGAGCGTACATAA
- the bshA gene encoding N-acetyl-alpha-D-glucosaminyl L-malate synthase BshA encodes MKIGITCYPTVGGSGVIATELGKLLAERGHQIHFIASSVPFRLNRLYANIYYHEVEINQYSVFQYPPYDLSLASKMAEVIDREELDILHVHYAMPHAICAFLAKQMCKRDIAIVTTLHGTDITILGQDASLSDMIRFGIDQSDAVTAVSNSLASQTRDYLGTTVPIETIYNFVDERIYTHQGNDALREEYGIKAHEAVVIHVSNFRKVKRTPDVVKVFRKIRDAMPAKLLLVGDGPDMTEVRKQIHTENLTDDVLLLGKQDNLADLFSISQLKLLLSEKESFGLVLLEAMACGVPSVGTRAGGIPEVIEEDVTGYLADIGDIDSIAEKSLSILSSEDTQKRMQIAAREAVKRRFSSEEIVSQYETLYLNTIRRDAT; translated from the coding sequence ATGAAGATCGGCATTACTTGTTACCCAACTGTAGGAGGCTCTGGTGTCATTGCTACAGAGCTTGGAAAGCTGCTTGCCGAGCGTGGTCATCAAATCCATTTTATTGCCTCTAGTGTTCCTTTTCGATTAAACCGCTTGTATGCCAATATCTACTACCATGAAGTTGAAATCAACCAATATTCCGTGTTCCAATACCCGCCGTATGATTTGTCGTTAGCGAGCAAAATGGCGGAAGTGATTGATCGTGAGGAATTAGACATATTGCATGTGCATTACGCGATGCCACACGCCATTTGTGCGTTTTTGGCGAAGCAAATGTGTAAGCGAGACATTGCCATCGTCACAACACTTCATGGAACTGATATTACCATTCTCGGGCAGGATGCGAGTTTGAGTGACATGATTCGTTTTGGCATCGACCAGTCAGATGCGGTGACGGCTGTATCAAACAGCCTTGCCTCCCAAACGAGAGACTACCTTGGGACGACTGTGCCAATTGAAACGATCTACAATTTCGTAGATGAACGTATTTACACGCACCAAGGAAATGATGCTTTGCGAGAGGAATACGGAATCAAAGCGCATGAAGCAGTTGTGATTCATGTGTCCAATTTCCGTAAAGTAAAGCGAACGCCCGATGTTGTAAAGGTGTTTCGAAAAATTCGGGATGCGATGCCAGCGAAATTATTATTGGTTGGCGACGGCCCTGATATGACCGAGGTACGTAAACAGATCCACACAGAGAACTTAACAGACGACGTGTTACTTTTAGGAAAACAGGATAATTTAGCGGACTTGTTTTCCATTAGTCAGCTCAAGTTGCTTCTGTCTGAAAAAGAGAGTTTTGGTCTTGTTCTTCTTGAGGCCATGGCGTGTGGCGTGCCGTCCGTAGGAACAAGAGCGGGGGGAATTCCTGAAGTCATTGAAGAAGATGTGACGGGGTATTTGGCGGATATTGGAGATATCGATAGCATTGCTGAGAAATCCCTATCCATTCTATCTTCAGAAGACACGCAGAAACGTATGCAAATTGCTGCCAGAGAAGCGGTTAAAAGGCGATTTTCCTCTGAAGAAATTGTCTCGCAATATGAAACGCTTTATTTAAATACGATTCGGAGGGACGCAACGTGA
- the bshB1 gene encoding bacillithiol biosynthesis deacetylase BshB1, with protein sequence MERKRIKLTDVLAIGAHPDDVEIGMGGAIATWAAHEIQVHIVDLTEGEMSSNGTVETRRIEASRAAEVLGATRENAQFPDRGLQNVRTEALAFLVELIRTQRPKAVFAPFPHDRHPDHAHASSLVKEAVFSAGIQKFAPDAGRSIKGVSLYYYMINGFHNPDFVVDIGSSYEKKKQSLLAYTTQFGESSDVQTPLTYGYLEALEGRDRLMGKEVGLTFAEGFLTEKPLLFSMDMVRGGQG encoded by the coding sequence ATGGAAAGGAAGAGGATCAAATTGACTGATGTGTTGGCCATTGGGGCGCACCCTGACGATGTAGAGATTGGAATGGGAGGAGCCATTGCAACTTGGGCAGCGCATGAAATTCAGGTTCATATTGTCGATTTAACAGAAGGTGAAATGAGCTCGAATGGAACGGTTGAAACGAGGAGGATTGAGGCGAGCAGAGCAGCGGAGGTTTTAGGGGCGACGAGAGAAAATGCTCAGTTTCCAGACCGTGGGTTGCAGAATGTTCGAACTGAAGCATTGGCCTTTCTGGTCGAGTTAATTCGAACACAGCGACCAAAAGCCGTGTTTGCTCCATTTCCTCATGATCGTCATCCTGATCATGCACATGCGTCTTCGCTTGTGAAAGAGGCGGTATTTTCTGCAGGAATTCAAAAATTCGCTCCTGATGCAGGACGTTCTATCAAAGGCGTCTCTTTATATTATTACATGATTAATGGCTTCCATAATCCTGATTTTGTAGTGGATATTGGCTCGTCTTATGAGAAGAAAAAACAGAGCCTCCTTGCCTATACAACGCAATTCGGCGAGTCTTCTGACGTTCAAACGCCGCTAACGTATGGCTATTTGGAGGCGTTAGAGGGACGAGATCGTTTAATGGGGAAAGAAGTTGGTCTCACCTTTGCAGAAGGATTTTTAACCGAGAAACCGCTGCTTTTCTCAATGGATATGGTTCGAGGGGGGCAAGGCTAG
- the mgsA gene encoding methylglyoxal synthase — translation MNIAMIAHDKKKDELVQFAMAYQHVLKDHCLYATGTTGTRIAEATGLSVHRFQSGPLGGDQQIGAMIAENEMDMVLFFRDPLTAQPHEPDIMALIRLCDVYAIPLATNLGGAEIFIHGLERGDLNWRKLVHGKEEDQID, via the coding sequence ATGAACATTGCGATGATCGCACATGATAAGAAAAAAGATGAACTTGTACAGTTTGCTATGGCGTATCAGCATGTTTTGAAAGACCATTGCCTTTATGCAACTGGCACGACAGGCACGAGAATTGCTGAAGCGACTGGCCTTTCAGTGCACCGTTTTCAATCCGGTCCTTTAGGCGGGGATCAACAGATTGGTGCCATGATTGCCGAAAATGAAATGGATATGGTGTTGTTTTTTAGAGACCCGTTAACGGCTCAACCACATGAACCCGATATTATGGCGTTAATCCGTTTATGTGACGTGTATGCGATTCCACTCGCAACAAATCTTGGCGGGGCAGAGATCTTTATCCATGGCTTAGAGCGCGGTGACTTGAATTGGCGAAAGCTTGTGCATGGAAAGGAAGAGGATCAAATTGACTGA
- a CDS encoding YitT family protein has product MLGLRFKNIAMILFGSAIFSFGIVHFNMENDLAEGGFTGITLLLYFMYSIDPALSNIILNIPVFFIGWKYLGRTTFLYTIIGTLSVSLFLSIFQNVTHLSMPLKNDMTLAALFAGVFIGVGLGIVFRYGGTTGGVDIIARLISNYTGVSIGRAMFVFDAIVIGASIVLYLNYTQGMYTLVAVFIGAKVIDFMQETAYSAKGAFIISAHHEKIADEIMNIMGRGVTTFKAEGSYSKEERHVLYCVVARNEIVRLKNVVQHVDHHAFVTISEVKDVLGEGFTFDEQKKPLHP; this is encoded by the coding sequence ATGTTAGGGCTTCGTTTTAAGAACATCGCTATGATTTTATTTGGCTCCGCAATTTTTTCATTTGGCATCGTGCATTTTAATATGGAGAACGATCTCGCAGAAGGTGGCTTTACTGGAATTACATTGCTGCTCTATTTTATGTACTCCATAGACCCTGCACTGTCAAATATCATTTTAAACATTCCTGTCTTTTTTATCGGGTGGAAATACTTAGGAAGAACAACGTTTTTGTATACAATCATTGGAACACTGAGTGTTTCGTTGTTTTTATCGATCTTTCAAAATGTGACCCACCTATCGATGCCGCTAAAAAATGACATGACGCTCGCCGCTTTATTTGCTGGTGTCTTTATCGGAGTTGGTCTCGGCATCGTCTTCCGCTATGGAGGCACAACTGGCGGTGTAGACATAATTGCTAGACTTATTAGCAATTACACAGGGGTTTCCATCGGACGTGCAATGTTTGTCTTTGATGCGATTGTGATTGGCGCTTCCATCGTTCTTTACTTGAACTACACACAAGGCATGTACACACTCGTCGCTGTGTTTATCGGTGCGAAAGTGATTGATTTCATGCAGGAAACGGCCTATTCTGCAAAAGGCGCCTTTATTATTTCTGCCCATCATGAAAAAATTGCTGACGAAATTATGAACATCATGGGACGTGGCGTAACAACATTTAAAGCCGAGGGTAGTTACAGCAAAGAAGAACGGCACGTATTGTACTGTGTTGTCGCACGAAACGAAATCGTCCGTTTGAAAAACGTTGTCCAACACGTCGATCATCATGCCTTTGTGACGATAAGTGAAGTGAAAGATGTCCTCGGAGAAGGATTTACTTTCGATGAGCAAAAGAAACCGTTGCATCCTTAG
- a CDS encoding menaquinol-cytochrome c reductase cytochrome b/c subunit has protein sequence MHRGKGMKFVGDSRVPAERKPNIPKDYSEFPGKTEAFLPNFLLKEWLVGAVFLVGYLTLTVAHASPLEAPADPTNTSYIPLPDWYFLFMYQLLKYEFASGPYTVIGALVIPGIAFTALLIAPFLDTGKDRRPAKRPIATGMMLMGLVSVTFLTWESVITHDWAAAAEQGKIQETPTADIDENDPGYQVFQAQSCVNCHGDALQGVPNVGPSLIGTGLAPEEIADIAQNGVGSMPAGQFQGSDEELQQLAEFISALEPE, from the coding sequence ATGCATCGCGGAAAAGGAATGAAGTTTGTCGGTGACTCGCGTGTGCCAGCAGAGCGCAAGCCAAATATACCGAAAGACTATTCCGAGTTTCCAGGCAAAACAGAGGCGTTTTTGCCAAACTTTTTGCTGAAAGAATGGCTCGTTGGGGCCGTCTTTCTTGTAGGTTATTTAACATTAACTGTGGCTCATGCGTCTCCTTTGGAGGCACCAGCAGATCCAACGAATACAAGCTATATCCCATTGCCAGACTGGTATTTCCTATTTATGTATCAGTTATTGAAATATGAGTTTGCTTCTGGACCATATACTGTGATAGGTGCACTTGTTATTCCTGGAATTGCTTTCACAGCTTTGTTGATTGCACCATTTCTCGATACAGGAAAAGACCGACGTCCTGCAAAGCGACCCATTGCAACAGGCATGATGTTAATGGGACTTGTATCGGTTACATTTTTGACGTGGGAGTCTGTCATCACACATGACTGGGCTGCAGCGGCAGAGCAAGGGAAAATTCAAGAGACACCAACAGCAGATATTGATGAAAATGACCCTGGGTATCAGGTGTTTCAGGCACAATCTTGCGTCAACTGTCATGGGGACGCTCTTCAAGGGGTTCCGAACGTTGGACCTTCATTAATTGGCACTGGATTAGCACCAGAAGAGATCGCTGATATTGCCCAGAATGGTGTTGGTTCAATGCCTGCTGGACAGTTCCAAGGATCGGACGAAGAATTGCAGCAGCTAGCTGAATTTATTTCCGCTCTGGAACCAGAATAA